The proteins below come from a single Salinilacihabitans rarus genomic window:
- a CDS encoding succinylglutamate desuccinylase/aspartoacylase domain-containing protein, producing the protein MRVAQLGSGTPEVAVVAGVHGDEPCGVRAVERLLEERPAVERPVKLVVANEAALERQVRFVDEDLNRAFPGDPDAKSHEKRLAHELTEELGDCLTFSMHSTQSHAEPFAIVNGVTETARELVPRLPVTAMVETGAFAEGRLFTEIETVEVECGLQGTDAAAENADRLTRAFLTAVGVLPGDTVVRDLPVYRLTDRIRKDSADTYEVFVDNFERVEAGDTFAAADGEERVADDPFYPVLMSPYGYRDVFGYAARKLDVLEPSRAVDCD; encoded by the coding sequence ATGAGAGTCGCACAGCTGGGATCGGGGACGCCGGAGGTCGCGGTCGTCGCCGGCGTTCACGGCGACGAGCCCTGCGGCGTCCGCGCCGTCGAGCGACTGCTCGAGGAGCGGCCGGCCGTCGAGCGACCCGTCAAGCTCGTCGTCGCCAACGAGGCGGCCCTCGAACGGCAGGTCAGGTTCGTCGACGAGGACCTCAACCGCGCCTTTCCCGGCGACCCGGACGCGAAGAGCCACGAGAAGCGGCTGGCCCACGAACTGACCGAGGAACTCGGCGACTGCCTGACGTTCTCGATGCACTCGACCCAGAGCCACGCCGAGCCGTTCGCGATCGTCAACGGGGTCACCGAGACGGCCCGCGAACTGGTCCCGCGATTGCCGGTGACCGCGATGGTCGAGACGGGCGCGTTCGCCGAGGGGCGGCTGTTCACCGAGATCGAGACGGTCGAGGTCGAGTGTGGCCTCCAGGGGACCGACGCGGCCGCCGAGAACGCCGACCGGCTCACCCGGGCGTTCCTGACAGCCGTCGGCGTCCTCCCCGGCGACACCGTCGTCCGCGACCTGCCGGTCTACCGGCTGACCGACCGCATCCGGAAGGACAGCGCGGACACTTACGAGGTGTTCGTCGACAACTTCGAGCGCGTCGAGGCGGGCGACACGTTCGCGGCCGCCGACGGCGAGGAGCGGGTCGCCGACGACCCCTTCTACCCCGTTCTCATGTCGCCGTACGGCTACCGCGACGTCTTCGGCTACGCCGCGCGCAAGCTCGACGTGCTTGAGCCCTCGCGGGCGGTCGACTGCGACTGA
- a CDS encoding biotin--[acetyl-CoA-carboxylase] ligase, whose protein sequence is MNDTRRAILEALADGPVAGPALAADLGVSRAAVWKHVEALREADFEVESGADGYELVDATAYSAPAIEFGLDAPFSVEFHESIGSTNDRARELAADGAADVAVVADEQTGGRGRLDREWAAPSGGVWLSLVCRPAVPPADAPLYTLAAAVATARAAREAGVDARIKWPNDVIVPEDGDYRKLAGILTEMEGETDRVEWLVVGVGVNANLDPDGLPDGATSVRAEAGDVDRRRFVQRLLAEFHRLRADLDGVVPAWRDLAATLGRRVRVERADGAVVGTAVDVTESGALVVETDENERVTVAAGDCEHLRPA, encoded by the coding sequence ATGAACGACACCCGCAGGGCGATCCTCGAGGCGCTCGCCGACGGGCCGGTCGCGGGGCCGGCGCTCGCCGCGGACCTCGGCGTCTCCCGGGCCGCCGTCTGGAAGCACGTCGAGGCGCTCCGGGAGGCGGACTTCGAGGTCGAGAGCGGGGCCGACGGCTACGAACTGGTCGACGCGACGGCGTACAGCGCGCCGGCGATCGAGTTCGGTCTCGACGCGCCGTTCTCGGTCGAGTTCCACGAGTCGATCGGGAGCACGAACGACCGCGCGCGGGAACTGGCCGCCGACGGCGCCGCGGACGTGGCCGTCGTCGCGGACGAGCAGACCGGGGGGCGCGGCCGCCTCGACCGCGAGTGGGCCGCACCGAGCGGCGGCGTCTGGCTCAGCCTCGTCTGCCGGCCGGCGGTCCCGCCGGCCGACGCGCCGCTGTACACGCTCGCGGCCGCCGTCGCGACGGCGCGCGCGGCGCGCGAGGCGGGCGTCGACGCCCGGATCAAGTGGCCCAACGACGTGATCGTCCCCGAGGACGGCGACTATCGCAAACTCGCGGGCATCCTGACGGAGATGGAAGGCGAGACCGACCGCGTCGAGTGGCTCGTCGTCGGGGTCGGCGTCAACGCGAACCTCGACCCCGACGGCCTCCCGGACGGGGCGACGAGCGTCCGCGCGGAGGCCGGCGACGTCGACCGCCGGCGGTTCGTCCAGCGCCTGCTCGCGGAGTTCCACCGGCTGCGCGCGGACCTCGACGGCGTCGTCCCGGCGTGGCGGGACCTCGCGGCCACCCTCGGCCGCCGGGTGCGCGTCGAACGCGCCGACGGGGCGGTCGTCGGGACCGCCGTCGACGTCACCGAGTCGGGCGCGCTGGTGGTCGAAACCGACGAAAACGAGCGCGTGACCGTCGCCGCGGGCGACTGCGAGCACCTCAGGCCGGCCTGA
- a CDS encoding transporter: MVRTSTVVILVGIGLLFVPIPPVATALGALVILVGLALRLFGGG; the protein is encoded by the coding sequence ATGGTCCGCACCTCCACGGTCGTGATCCTCGTCGGTATCGGGCTGTTGTTCGTGCCGATCCCGCCGGTGGCGACGGCGCTCGGCGCGCTCGTGATCCTCGTCGGCCTCGCGCTCAGGCTGTTCGGCGGCGGCTGA
- a CDS encoding HEAT repeat domain-containing protein, with the protein MVGKGDGSTIRRRSEPTSDSGPGAAPLDSFDLPAVLARLDDDDPEVRRAAVERVAATVEERPAVCVPTVPKLRALLGSASVDCHGDVAYCLAELAEESPEDVAPSVDAIVSFAVERAPHPATPHVFRCLAAVAGERPDAVVDHVDPLADALAAEAALDGRRWGVDAFSRLAREYPQEIEPAAPALADAVADAPTVCGPPGLSALGRLARASPTVSVEFVAEVTALLDHADAAVRNNALGCLGDVAAHHPAAVEGACPDVADALDDPDEKARANAAVAVARVAAGSESAVDPARERLRARLDDDHAPVRANVCVALGHGRVEEARDRLEELAADDPDPDVRERAAWALSKLGRSEKREEA; encoded by the coding sequence ATGGTTGGGAAGGGGGACGGTTCGACGATCCGACGGAGATCGGAGCCCACGTCCGACTCCGGGCCCGGAGCGGCGCCGCTCGACTCGTTCGACCTGCCGGCGGTGCTCGCGCGACTCGACGACGACGACCCGGAAGTCCGGCGGGCGGCCGTCGAGCGGGTCGCGGCGACGGTCGAGGAGCGTCCGGCGGTGTGCGTTCCGACCGTCCCGAAGTTACGCGCGCTACTCGGCTCCGCGTCGGTCGACTGCCACGGCGACGTCGCGTACTGCCTCGCGGAGTTGGCCGAGGAGTCGCCCGAGGACGTCGCCCCCTCGGTCGACGCCATCGTCTCGTTCGCCGTCGAGCGCGCGCCCCACCCCGCGACGCCCCACGTGTTCCGGTGTCTCGCCGCCGTCGCGGGCGAGCGCCCGGACGCGGTGGTCGACCACGTCGATCCGCTCGCCGACGCCCTCGCGGCCGAGGCGGCCCTCGACGGGCGGCGGTGGGGCGTCGACGCGTTCTCGCGGCTCGCACGCGAGTACCCCCAGGAGATCGAACCGGCGGCACCCGCCCTCGCCGACGCCGTCGCGGACGCGCCGACGGTCTGTGGCCCCCCGGGGCTGTCCGCGCTGGGTCGGCTGGCCCGGGCGAGCCCGACGGTCTCGGTCGAGTTCGTCGCGGAGGTGACGGCGCTGCTCGACCACGCCGACGCCGCCGTGCGCAACAACGCGCTCGGCTGTCTCGGGGACGTCGCCGCCCACCACCCGGCGGCCGTCGAGGGGGCCTGCCCCGACGTCGCCGACGCCCTCGACGACCCGGACGAGAAGGCGCGGGCGAACGCCGCGGTCGCGGTCGCCCGCGTCGCCGCCGGCTCGGAGTCCGCGGTCGATCCGGCCCGCGAGCGGCTGCGAGCGCGCCTCGACGACGATCACGCGCCGGTCCGCGCCAACGTCTGCGTCGCGCTGGGACACGGCCGGGTCGAGGAGGCCCGCGACCGCCTCGAAGAACTGGCCGCCGACGACCCCGACCCGGACGTCCGCGAGCGGGCGGCGTGGGCGCTCTCGAAACTCGGTCGGTCCGAGAAGCGAGAGGAGGCGTAG
- a CDS encoding tyrosine--tRNA ligase, whose protein sequence is MDAYELITRNAEEVVTEAEVRELAADPEGKRVYVGYEPSGVLHLGHLLTANKLIDLQEAGMEVVVLLADVHAYLNGKGTFEEIRETAERMQAQFLAYGLDEEKTEFVYGSSYQLEEEYALDLHELELSTTLNRAQRAMAELQSGETAKVSHVVYPLMQALDIEYLDLDLAVGGLDQRKVHMLAREELPGLGYEARPCLHTPIVADLTTGEGKMSSSAGVTISMEDSTEDLEEKVNSAFCPPTRDPEGDLENPVLELFEYHVFPRFEEVVVERPEKYGGDVAYGAFETLAADLESGDLHPADAKSTLARYLDELIAPGREKLRELRD, encoded by the coding sequence ATGGACGCCTACGAGTTGATCACGCGAAACGCCGAGGAGGTCGTCACCGAGGCGGAGGTGCGCGAACTCGCCGCCGACCCCGAGGGCAAGCGCGTCTACGTCGGCTACGAGCCCTCGGGTGTGCTCCACCTCGGGCACCTGCTGACGGCGAACAAGCTGATCGACCTCCAGGAGGCGGGGATGGAGGTCGTCGTCCTGCTGGCGGACGTCCACGCCTACCTCAACGGGAAGGGGACGTTCGAGGAGATCCGCGAGACCGCAGAGCGGATGCAAGCCCAGTTTCTCGCCTACGGTCTCGACGAGGAGAAGACGGAGTTCGTCTACGGCTCGTCGTACCAGCTAGAGGAGGAGTACGCCCTCGACCTCCACGAACTCGAACTGTCGACGACGCTCAACCGGGCCCAGCGGGCGATGGCCGAACTCCAGAGCGGCGAGACCGCGAAGGTCAGCCACGTCGTCTACCCGCTGATGCAGGCGCTGGACATCGAGTACCTCGACCTCGACCTCGCCGTCGGCGGACTCGACCAGCGGAAGGTCCACATGCTCGCCCGCGAGGAGCTTCCGGGGCTGGGGTACGAGGCCCGGCCCTGCCTGCACACGCCCATCGTCGCCGACCTCACGACCGGCGAGGGGAAGATGTCCTCGAGCGCGGGCGTCACCATCTCGATGGAGGACTCCACCGAGGACCTCGAAGAGAAGGTCAACTCCGCGTTCTGCCCGCCGACGCGCGACCCCGAGGGCGACCTCGAGAACCCCGTCCTCGAACTGTTCGAGTACCACGTCTTCCCCCGCTTCGAGGAGGTCGTCGTCGAGCGCCCCGAGAAGTACGGCGGCGACGTCGCCTACGGGGCCTTCGAGACGCTGGCGGCGGACCTCGAAAGCGGCGACCTCCACCCGGCGGACGCGAAGTCGACGCTGGCGCGCTACCTCGACGAACTGATCGCCCCCGGCCGCGAGAAACTCCGCGAACTACGGGACTGA